One window from the genome of Pararhizobium gei encodes:
- the arsC gene encoding arsenate reductase (glutaredoxin) (This arsenate reductase requires both glutathione and glutaredoxin to convert arsenate to arsenite, after which the efflux transporter formed by ArsA and ArsB can extrude the arsenite from the cell, providing resistance.), whose amino-acid sequence MNITIYHNPECGTSRNTLSMIRNAGIEPVVIEYLQAPPSLSMLKTMIADAGLSVRGAIREKGTPYDDLGLADPALTDDQLLDAMLAHPILINRPFVVTPLGTRLCRPSEVVLNILPETHQGAFTKEDGEKVLDEGGKRIV is encoded by the coding sequence ATGAACATCACCATCTATCACAATCCGGAGTGCGGCACGTCCCGCAACACCCTGTCGATGATCCGCAACGCCGGGATCGAGCCGGTCGTTATCGAATATCTTCAGGCGCCCCCCTCGCTCAGCATGCTGAAAACGATGATTGCGGATGCCGGCCTCAGCGTGCGCGGCGCCATCCGCGAAAAGGGCACACCCTATGACGATCTAGGGTTGGCCGATCCGGCTCTAACCGACGACCAGCTTCTGGATGCGATGCTCGCGCATCCGATCCTGATCAACCGTCCCTTCGTGGTCACGCCACTCGGCACGCGGCTTTGCCGTCCCTCGGAAGTCGTGCTCAACATCCTGCCGGAGACGCACCAGGGCGCCTTCACCAAGGAAGATGGCGAAAAGGTACTCGATGAAGGAGGCAAGCGCATTGTCTGA
- a CDS encoding aquaporin produces the protein MTETFDLSRRLVAEALGTALLVATVVGSGIMADSLSDDTALALLCNTIATGAILVVLITILGPISGAHFNPAVSLVFALKRELSRRALALYMLAQCAGGIAGTVVAHLMFGMAIISPSLKVRTGTAQWLSEGVAAFGLVAIILAGIRFNRQGVPWLVGLYITAAYWFTASTSFANPAVALARSLTDSFAGIRPLDLPGFVIAETAGALLALVLMNWLLSPPSPENPSHRTQP, from the coding sequence GTGACCGAGACATTCGACCTCAGTCGTCGGTTGGTTGCCGAGGCGCTTGGCACTGCCCTTCTTGTGGCGACTGTCGTCGGCTCCGGCATCATGGCCGACAGCCTGTCGGACGACACGGCGCTGGCGCTGCTTTGCAATACGATCGCGACCGGCGCCATTCTCGTCGTGCTGATCACCATCCTCGGGCCGATATCCGGGGCGCATTTCAATCCGGCGGTATCGCTTGTCTTCGCGCTGAAGCGCGAATTGTCGCGGCGGGCACTCGCCCTCTATATGCTTGCCCAATGCGCCGGCGGCATAGCCGGGACGGTGGTGGCCCATCTGATGTTCGGTATGGCGATCATCAGTCCGTCGCTGAAGGTCAGGACAGGGACGGCGCAATGGCTTTCCGAGGGCGTCGCGGCGTTCGGCCTCGTGGCGATCATCCTTGCCGGCATCCGCTTCAACCGGCAGGGCGTGCCGTGGCTGGTCGGCCTTTACATCACCGCCGCCTATTGGTTTACCGCCTCGACATCCTTCGCAAACCCGGCCGTCGCGCTCGCCCGCTCCCTCACCGACAGTTTTGCCGGCATCCGTCCGCTCGACCTTCCGGGTTTCGTCATCGCCGAAACAGCGGGTGCCCTGCTTGCGCTCGTCCTTATGAACTGGCTGCTTTCGCCGCCTTCTCCCGAAAACCCAAGCCATCGGACCCAGCCATGA
- the arsH gene encoding arsenical resistance protein ArsH, which yields MKEASALSDLPAADFAHLRQPDPNALRPAVSAHPPRILLLYGSLRTVSYSRLLAEEAGRLLTHFGADVRFFDPRDLPLPDAAPASHPKVQELRELSLWSEGQVWVSPERHGAMSGIMKAQIDWIPLSVGSVRPTQGRTLAVMQVSGGSQSFNAVNQMRILGRWMRMITIPNQSSVAKAFQEFDADGRMKPSSYYDRVVDVMEELVKFTLLTRDISGYLTDRYSERKEDAEKLEQRVALRNL from the coding sequence ATGAAGGAGGCAAGCGCATTGTCTGACCTTCCCGCAGCCGATTTCGCCCATCTGCGCCAGCCCGATCCGAATGCGCTCCGGCCGGCCGTTTCCGCCCATCCGCCCCGCATTCTTCTTCTCTACGGCTCGTTGCGCACAGTATCCTACAGCCGGCTTCTTGCCGAGGAAGCGGGCCGGTTGCTGACGCATTTCGGTGCAGACGTCCGCTTCTTCGATCCACGGGACCTGCCGCTGCCGGATGCCGCTCCCGCCAGTCATCCGAAGGTGCAGGAATTGCGCGAGCTGTCCTTATGGTCGGAAGGCCAGGTCTGGGTCAGTCCGGAACGGCACGGCGCCATGAGCGGCATCATGAAGGCGCAGATCGACTGGATACCGCTGTCCGTCGGTTCCGTGCGCCCGACACAGGGTCGCACGCTGGCGGTCATGCAGGTTTCCGGGGGCTCGCAGAGCTTCAACGCGGTCAACCAGATGCGCATTCTCGGGCGCTGGATGCGGATGATCACCATCCCGAACCAGTCCTCGGTCGCCAAAGCCTTCCAGGAATTCGACGCGGACGGCCGGATGAAACCGTCTTCCTATTACGACCGTGTCGTCGATGTCATGGAGGAACTGGTGAAGTTCACGCTGCTGACCCGCGATATCTCCGGCTATCTCACCGACCGCTATAGCGAGCGTAAGGAGGACGCCGAGAAGCTGGAGCAGCGTGTCGCGCTGAGAAATCTGTAG
- the lepB gene encoding signal peptidase I: MAEKIETKQSGLWENVKVIIQALLLAVVIRTVFFQPFTIPSGSMMPTLLVGDYIFVNKFAYGYSKYSLPFAPDLFEGRIFASEPERGDVIVFRFPPNPDLDYIKRLIGLPGDKVQVRDSILYVNNKAVQRVPDGVFRADGQYNTGDDVPVFRETLDNGVNFDTLDQFPDSSTDNTREFIVPAGHYFMMGDNRDNSADSRLDVGFVPAQNLVGRASLIFFSLGNSTSFLEVWKWPANLRYDRIFKGVE; this comes from the coding sequence GTGGCAGAAAAAATCGAGACGAAGCAAAGCGGCCTCTGGGAGAACGTCAAGGTCATCATCCAGGCGCTGCTGCTGGCCGTTGTCATCCGCACCGTCTTCTTCCAGCCTTTCACCATCCCGTCCGGATCGATGATGCCGACGCTGCTTGTCGGGGACTATATCTTCGTCAACAAGTTCGCCTATGGCTATTCCAAATACTCCTTGCCCTTCGCACCCGATCTTTTCGAGGGCCGAATTTTTGCGAGCGAGCCAGAGCGCGGCGATGTGATCGTCTTCCGGTTTCCACCAAATCCGGATCTGGACTACATCAAGCGTCTGATCGGCTTGCCCGGCGACAAGGTTCAGGTTCGCGACAGCATTCTCTATGTCAACAACAAGGCCGTCCAGCGTGTACCGGACGGCGTTTTCCGTGCAGACGGCCAGTACAACACCGGGGATGACGTCCCTGTTTTTCGTGAAACGCTCGACAATGGCGTGAATTTTGACACGTTGGATCAGTTTCCCGACTCGAGCACCGACAACACTCGCGAATTCATCGTTCCAGCCGGTCATTATTTCATGATGGGCGACAATCGCGACAATTCCGCTGACAGCCGCTTGGACGTCGGTTTCGTGCCCGCCCAGAATCTTGTCGGCCGGGCCAGCCTGATCTTCTTCTCGCTTGGCAACAGCACGTCGTTCCTCGAAGTCTGGAAGTGGCCGGCCAATCTGCGTTACGACCGTATCTTCAAGGGCGTCGAATGA
- the era gene encoding GTPase Era: MNEITNDTLAPQAAPTRSGFVALIGATNAGKSTLVNKLVGAKVSIVSHKVQTTRAIVRGIAIHKQAQIVFMDTPGIFKPRRRLDRAMVTTAWGGAKDADAIMMLIDSERGLKGDAETILEGLKDVEQPKMLVLNKIDQVEREDLLKLATAANEFVDFERTFMISALTGSGCDDVLDYLAMKLPEGPWYYPEDQISDLPMRQLAAEITREKLFLRLHQELPYSSHVETEKWEERKDGSVRIEQVIYVERDSQKKIALGKNGDAIKAISMASRKELSEILEQPVHLFLFVKVRENWGDDPERFREMGLEFPK; this comes from the coding sequence ATGAACGAAATCACCAATGACACCTTGGCACCGCAAGCTGCCCCCACGCGATCGGGCTTTGTGGCCCTGATCGGCGCTACCAATGCCGGCAAATCGACGCTGGTCAACAAGCTGGTCGGCGCCAAGGTGTCGATCGTCAGCCACAAGGTCCAGACGACCCGCGCCATCGTGCGCGGCATCGCGATCCACAAGCAGGCCCAGATCGTGTTCATGGACACGCCCGGCATCTTCAAGCCGCGCCGCCGCCTCGATCGCGCCATGGTCACCACCGCCTGGGGCGGCGCCAAGGATGCCGACGCCATCATGATGCTGATCGACAGCGAACGCGGGCTGAAGGGCGACGCCGAGACGATTCTCGAAGGGCTGAAGGATGTCGAGCAGCCCAAGATGCTGGTGCTGAACAAGATCGACCAGGTCGAGCGCGAGGATCTGCTGAAGCTCGCCACCGCCGCCAATGAATTTGTCGATTTCGAACGCACTTTCATGATTTCGGCGCTCACCGGCTCCGGTTGCGACGACGTGCTCGACTATCTCGCCATGAAGCTGCCCGAAGGTCCCTGGTACTATCCGGAAGACCAGATCTCGGATCTTCCCATGCGCCAGCTTGCTGCCGAGATCACCCGCGAAAAACTGTTCCTGCGCCTGCATCAGGAGCTTCCCTATTCGTCGCATGTCGAGACCGAGAAGTGGGAAGAACGCAAGGACGGCTCTGTGCGCATCGAGCAGGTGATCTATGTCGAGCGCGACAGCCAGAAGAAGATCGCGCTTGGCAAGAACGGCGACGCGATCAAGGCGATCTCCATGGCCTCGCGCAAGGAACTGTCTGAAATCCTCGAACAGCCGGTGCACCTCTTCCTTTTCGTCAAGGTGCGCGAAAACTGGGGCGACGACCCCGAGCGGTTCCGCGAGATGGGGCTCGAGTTTCCGAAGTAG
- the rnc gene encoding ribonuclease III, translating into MSKAGRSLDTESRQRLEAAIGYSFVQKERLDRALTHASARDAKGSNYERLEFLGDRVLGLCVAELLFQTFKDATEGELSVRLNQLVSAESCAVVADGLSLHLYIRTGADVKKLTGKSMLNVRADVVESLIAGIYLDGGLEAARGFILRHWGARASRVDGARRDAKTELQEWAHAKFGVTPNYRIDERSGPDHDPRFTVTVDIAGIAPETGVDRSKRAAEQVAATKMLEREGIWKAAPAD; encoded by the coding sequence ATGAGCAAGGCGGGCCGTTCTCTGGATACCGAGAGCCGGCAACGGCTTGAGGCTGCCATCGGCTACAGCTTCGTTCAGAAGGAACGGCTCGACCGGGCGCTGACCCATGCCAGTGCCCGCGATGCCAAAGGCTCGAATTACGAACGGCTGGAGTTTCTGGGAGACCGGGTGCTCGGGCTTTGTGTTGCCGAACTCCTGTTCCAGACCTTCAAGGATGCGACGGAAGGCGAGCTTTCGGTTCGCCTGAACCAACTGGTGAGCGCCGAAAGCTGCGCTGTGGTGGCGGACGGCCTGTCGTTGCATTTGTATATACGCACCGGCGCCGACGTGAAGAAGCTGACCGGCAAGTCCATGCTCAACGTGCGGGCGGATGTGGTGGAATCGCTGATTGCCGGGATCTATCTCGATGGTGGCCTGGAGGCGGCACGCGGCTTCATCCTCAGGCATTGGGGTGCCCGTGCCAGCCGGGTCGATGGCGCCCGGCGTGATGCCAAGACGGAATTGCAGGAATGGGCGCATGCCAAGTTTGGCGTCACGCCCAATTACCGGATCGACGAGCGGTCCGGTCCGGACCACGATCCCCGCTTTACGGTGACCGTGGATATTGCCGGCATCGCGCCGGAAACCGGCGTCGATCGCTCGAAGCGCGCCGCCGAACAGGTGGCCGCGACGAAGATGCTCGAGCGCGAAGGCATCTGGAAAGCGGCCCCGGCGGACTGA